From the Chloroflexota bacterium genome, the window GTCGGGCTGCTGTTGAGCGCCCTCGTCACACCGGAGGCCATCGCCCGGGCGTTCGGCTGGTCCTCCGCCCTGTTGCGGATCCTGGGGATGGTGCTGTACTACACCGTGTTCGCCGTCGCCTACGTGGTCTTCCTGGTCCTGACCCCGCTTATCCACTGGCTCCAGTCGCTGGTCAGTTCGGCCCCTCGCAACGAGCCATTACAGATGCCCGACTTTCAAAAGCAGCTGGAGGAGATCTCACGGAATCCAGGCCCTACCCTCCCACCTGCTATCGGCGAGACGGCGCGCTGGTTCGGCGTGATCGGGCTCATCGTGGCGATCGCCCTGGCCTTCGCTCTGGCCCTACGCCGCTTCTGGGGGAACGAGGCGGAGGAGGTCGAGGAAACGCGTGAACTGATCCTATCGCGGGATCTACTGGGAGAGCAGCTCTCCGCCCTGTGGAGAGGGTGGGTAGACCGCCTTCGCTGGGCACCCCGGAAGGCGCTGAGCCCATTTCTGCCCCTGGACGGCGAGCCCCAGACGCGCCGCGTGATCCGGGCGCTCTATCAGGCGCTGTTGATGGCCGCCAAGGAGCGCGGGCTCCCTCGCCTGCGGGGTCAGACACCCGTTGAATACGCGCAGGCGCTCAGCGCGGCGGTGCCGGACTCCGGAGAGCCGCTGAGCGTGATCACGCAGGGATACATCCAGGCCCGTTACGACCTGGAGCCGCCCTCCGCAGAGCGGGCGGAAGAGGTCCGGAGGGCCTGGGAGCGATTGCGAGCGACCCTGGAGGCATGGCACGATGGCACATCTCCAGAATCGGACGCATAGCGCTCCCCGCCCGGGCGGGACGCGGACACGATATGCGAAAGACCCCACGAGGATGTGGGGAAGGACATCACGCGAATAGCCCGACGGCTTCACCGGCCGGACGGAGACCCTGCCGGGGCCGTAAGTCGCCGGATACGCAGACCGATACGAGGAAGAGAGCATGGCAGCACTGCTGGTCATCGTACAGCTGATCTTTTTGGAGGGCATCCTCTCCCTGGACAACGCAGCCGTTCTGGGGGCGATGGCGGCCTCGCTACCGGCCGACCGCTCCGTCCCCTGGCCCAAATGGATGGCCCCGTTTGGCCATCGCCTGGACCGGCTGTTGGGCCCCCAGCGACAGGCAGCCCTGAGGGTGGGGCTGTTCGGAGCGTACGCCGGGCGGACCCTCATGCTGGTGCTGGCGGCGTGGGTGGTGCAGAACCCCTGGCTGAAGCTGGTTGGCGCCCTGTACCTGCTCAAGCTGGCAGCGGAACACCTGAGCCAGCCAAGCCATGAGTCCGAGTCCGGCGCCCCCCAGCCGAAGGACGGCCGCTTCTGGCGCGTCGTGCTGTCCATCGAGCTGGCCGATCTGGCCTTCAGCCTGGACAACGTGGTGGCGGCCGTGGCCCTGTCCCGCCATCTGGCCATCGTGATCCTGGGCGTGGCCATCGGCATCCTCACCATGCGCTTTGCCGCCGGCATCTTCGCCAACCTGGTCACCCGGGAGCCGATCCTGGCGCCGACGGCGTTCATCCTGATCCTGAACATCAGCGTCGAGCTGCTGTTGGAGGACTTCGCCGGAGCGCACTTTGGCGACCTCACCAAGTTCGCCATCTCCGCCGGTACCATCGCGCTGGCGCTGCTCTACGCGCACTGGTCGGTCATGCACGTCATCGATCCGCTACTGCGGGCGGCGAAGTGGGTGCTAGGCCTGGTGAACAAGATCATGGATGGGATCTTCTACCCGTTCAAGCTGGTGCTGATGGGGATCGCATCCCTCACATCCGGGACGGTCAGCCGCGTCCACCCGCCCGCCGGCTGACACCGAGCGCCGAGACACAGCCTGATCCATTCCAACGACCCCCAGGGCCCCGGAATCTGCGAGATCCCGGGGCCTGATCATGCACCCGACGTGGTGGAAGCCCCGCGGAACGGCCCATGATGCCCACTCCGCTGCGCCCCTCCATGCAGGTGATACACGGGAGCACCACCCGCCATGACATGGGAATCGCCGTGTCGATTCCGACCCGTTCGCATGCGACAGCGTTTCCACGGAAAGGGCCCGTTGCCAACGCCGCGCTTGCTTGCGCCCACCCACCGCCCTGCTATAATGCAGGCCGACGGCACATCTCCCGAGCACTGCCCGAGAAGATCCCCTTCCGGTGAAATGCCCTTCACCTCACAGGAGTGTGACGATGGACCCAACCATCGCCTTGCTTCAGGCTATCCGGTCGCTTTGGCCACAGCTCCCCGACCTCATCGGAGATGATTGGCCTCAATTCAGGAGCCAGCTGGAGGGATATCTGGAGCGGTTGGAGGCCGATCCGGCCCAGGAGTCCATCACCCGGGCGCTGATCCTGGATCACTTCAGCCAGTATCCCGAGGCACACCAGCGCCTCATCGGGGAGATGGTCGCCTTTCAGAGCCAGCAACTGCCCTCCACATATGGCACCTTAGAGCGCACCACGCCTGCTCTCACACGCCTGCTCCATCCCACCATCACCCGCTATGCCGAGGTCACCTGCCCGCGCCGGGTATGGGTCCAGACGCCGCGCGTCCCCGTCGTCGTCCGACTGACGATGCGCCCGCCGGGATACGGCGCAGACATCGTGGAGCTGGCCGCCTATACGGGGATGCCCGTACGCGTGCGCATAGACGCGCCCGCCTTCGATATCCTCAACTCGGCGGAGCAGGAGACGCTCATCCTACCCAATGCCGATAGCACGCCGGATCTGGCTTTCGATCTACGCCCGCGCGACACCGGCTGCACCCGCATCTACCTCGACTTCTTCCAGGCCGGGAACCCCATCGGGACGGTCAGCGTGCCTGTGGAAGTCACGGCTCACGAGATCAGCGCGCAGGAGGCGTCCAGGTTCGGGAGGGTGCTACGCGCCGAGCCCGATGCGCCCCCTCCTGATCGCATGCTCTACATCGCCTATGAACGATTCCAGGGGCAGCCAGCGCTGCGATTCGAGCTCAGGCGGGGAAGCGATGCCGGGAGAAGGTTCTACCCCACCCTGCTGGGAAGCGATCCGAAGACCTACATCGAACAGCTATACGAGAGGCTTCTCACGGCACACGCGATCGATCCCGCCCGCTCGGCCGGGCCGGAACGCCGACAGGTGCTGCCGCCGGAGGACCCGGAGCAAGTCCTCCGGACCCTGGGCCAGAACCTGTGGCGCGAGCTCATCCCGGAGGAGTTGAAACGCGCTTACGCGATCGAGCGCGGAAGCTGGCACGACGAGACCCTGCTCATCGTCTCCGACGAACCTCATATCCCGTGGGAGCTGATCTGGCCCTATGGACACGGCTGGCAGGACGATGGGCCCTGGTGCATCACCATGCGCCTGGCACGCTGGCTCCGCCGGGGGCCCCAAGGCGATGGGCACGAGGCCCCGCCCGTCCTCCTCCGCTTCGGCGCCCTGGCCTGTCTGGCCCCCACCGCCCCCGATCTGGCCGTCGCCCGGGAGGAACGGCGCCTTCTGGCCGAGCTGACGTCACGGTATGCCCTCTCCGACCTGAGCCCGGACCCGCCCACCTGGCCTCAAGTAATCGAGCTGCTGGAAGCGGGCGGGTACGATTGGATCCACGTGGCCGCCCAGGACCGCTTCCACCCCACCGCCCCCGATGCGGACTCGGCCGTCTGGCTCCAGGACGGAAGAGCGCTTACGCCGGAGGCCATCGTGGGATCGGACATCGAAGAACGGATCCGCGAACGCAGGCCCGGGTTCGTCTTCAACGCCTGCCACGGCGGACGACAGGGCTGGGCCTTGACGCGTCTGGGGGGCTGGGCCAACCGGCTCATCGGCAACGGCGCCGGACTCCTCCTGGCCCCCCTCTGGGAGGCCACCGATGACCGGGCACTGGACTTCATCCGAGCATTCTACCAGGGCTTGCTCGACGGCGAGACGGTGGCGGAGGCAACGCGCCAGGCCCGGCTGGCCGTGCGCCGCGCCGGCGATCCCACATGGCTGGCCTACAGCCTGTACGCCCATCCCAACGCGCGAGTGGTGCTCAGCAGCCAACAGGAAACCTGATGCGTTCCCGACATCCAAGGAGGATCACGATGCCATTCAGTTGCGATACGATGGTCGCGCTGCCGAACGCGACAAAGGGAGGACAGACCCTCTTCGCCAAGAACAGCGACCGCCCTCAGGAGGAGAGCCAGCCCCTCGTCCAGCGGGATCGAGAGGCCCATCCGGGCGGAACCTTCGTTCGATGCCAATTTCTGGAGATCCCCCAGGCGGCCGTCACCTACCGACACGTCGGCTCCAGACCTTACTGGTGCTGGGGCTACGAACACGGCTTCAACGAGCACCAGGTCGCCATCGGCAACGAGGCGTTGGCCTCCAAGATCCCCGTATTCGAGGAGCCGAAACTGCTGGGCATGGACCTGGTACGCCTCGGCCTGGAGCGCGGCCGGACCGCCGCCGAGGCGGTGGAGGTCATAACCGACCTGATCACCACATACGGACAGGGCCGCTTCCAGGGGGGCGCCGACGTGGGCACTTACGACAACGGATTCCTGGTGGCCGACCCGCATGAGGCATACGTGATCGAGACCGCAGGCCACGAGTGGGCGGTGAAGCGGGTCGAATCCACGCTCGGCATCAGCAACATCCACTCCATCGGGACGGACTGGGAGCGGCTGTCCCCCTCGGCCGAGCGCCACGCCATCGAGCAGGGCTGGTGGCAACTGGAGCAGGGACGGCTCCACTTCGCCGAGGCTTACTGCGACTTCTCCAGCAGGCAGTTCGGAGGCGGCCCCCAGCGCAGAGCCCGCTCCTGCGCGGTGCTGAAGAAGCACCGAGGAGAGATCGACGTCCGCACCATGATGGCCCTGCTGCGCGATCACTCCAACGGTGAGGATCCGGAGGAGCCCTTCCGAGAGGAGCCCCCTAACGGCATCTCCATCTGCTGGCACTACACCGAGGAGGTCGGCGTGAACACGGCCGCC encodes:
- a CDS encoding DUF4129 domain-containing protein; this translates as MNWRRWHWLNDITLPLLTAILRLCWMWPWLQLIQRWLTPSYQGNLLSPWQIIGLLLGGMAMTRWVLGRSWSIARARAWIAGTGIGIIFGLLWWLFARAGYALWDVRWLIALGRMLSHWQVEVPPPLITLLAAAYLWLRGVLDGRLPPTHERVWGTFASGFLILALLLLVGSSDPNGLPAGTEQWMLAFFAVGMAALALSSLEVARQTGRGDAEKQPRLSRYWLVSVLSVIVALLGVGLLLSALVTPEAIARAFGWSSALLRILGMVLYYTVFAVAYVVFLVLTPLIHWLQSLVSSAPRNEPLQMPDFQKQLEEISRNPGPTLPPAIGETARWFGVIGLIVAIALAFALALRRFWGNEAEEVEETRELILSRDLLGEQLSALWRGWVDRLRWAPRKALSPFLPLDGEPQTRRVIRALYQALLMAAKERGLPRLRGQTPVEYAQALSAAVPDSGEPLSVITQGYIQARYDLEPPSAERAEEVRRAWERLRATLEAWHDGTSPESDA
- a CDS encoding tellurium resistance protein TerC, whose protein sequence is MAALLVIVQLIFLEGILSLDNAAVLGAMAASLPADRSVPWPKWMAPFGHRLDRLLGPQRQAALRVGLFGAYAGRTLMLVLAAWVVQNPWLKLVGALYLLKLAAEHLSQPSHESESGAPQPKDGRFWRVVLSIELADLAFSLDNVVAAVALSRHLAIVILGVAIGILTMRFAAGIFANLVTREPILAPTAFILILNISVELLLEDFAGAHFGDLTKFAISAGTIALALLYAHWSVMHVIDPLLRAAKWVLGLVNKIMDGIFYPFKLVLMGIASLTSGTVSRVHPPAG
- a CDS encoding CHAT domain-containing protein → MDPTIALLQAIRSLWPQLPDLIGDDWPQFRSQLEGYLERLEADPAQESITRALILDHFSQYPEAHQRLIGEMVAFQSQQLPSTYGTLERTTPALTRLLHPTITRYAEVTCPRRVWVQTPRVPVVVRLTMRPPGYGADIVELAAYTGMPVRVRIDAPAFDILNSAEQETLILPNADSTPDLAFDLRPRDTGCTRIYLDFFQAGNPIGTVSVPVEVTAHEISAQEASRFGRVLRAEPDAPPPDRMLYIAYERFQGQPALRFELRRGSDAGRRFYPTLLGSDPKTYIEQLYERLLTAHAIDPARSAGPERRQVLPPEDPEQVLRTLGQNLWRELIPEELKRAYAIERGSWHDETLLIVSDEPHIPWELIWPYGHGWQDDGPWCITMRLARWLRRGPQGDGHEAPPVLLRFGALACLAPTAPDLAVAREERRLLAELTSRYALSDLSPDPPTWPQVIELLEAGGYDWIHVAAQDRFHPTAPDADSAVWLQDGRALTPEAIVGSDIEERIRERRPGFVFNACHGGRQGWALTRLGGWANRLIGNGAGLLLAPLWEATDDRALDFIRAFYQGLLDGETVAEATRQARLAVRRAGDPTWLAYSLYAHPNARVVLSSQQET
- a CDS encoding secernin-3, which produces MPFSCDTMVALPNATKGGQTLFAKNSDRPQEESQPLVQRDREAHPGGTFVRCQFLEIPQAAVTYRHVGSRPYWCWGYEHGFNEHQVAIGNEALASKIPVFEEPKLLGMDLVRLGLERGRTAAEAVEVITDLITTYGQGRFQGGADVGTYDNGFLVADPHEAYVIETAGHEWAVKRVESTLGISNIHSIGTDWERLSPSAERHAIEQGWWQLEQGRLHFAEAYCDFSSRQFGGGPQRRARSCAVLKKHRGEIDVRTMMALLRDHSNGEDPEEPFREEPPNGISICWHYTEEVGVNTAASLVADLCADGSRLPVYWCSFYSPCLGVFLPVFIQGQIPAALTIGDAEPSDKSLWWLFRKLERAVRQDPSGEAAAAVRAVWRGFQDKLLETAYQIAAEARQMIDAGRDEEAAQKLTDYMHRNVQQAQSTLQDMLTRGPLTVANSRTGRST